From Rutidosis leptorrhynchoides isolate AG116_Rl617_1_P2 chromosome 3, CSIRO_AGI_Rlap_v1, whole genome shotgun sequence, a single genomic window includes:
- the LOC139897107 gene encoding probable anion transporter 5, translated as MGITTIPTRYLIVILTFICTSVCYIERVGFSIAYTVAADAEGVSQSSKGTILSTFYYGYALSQVPGGWAAQKIGGRRVLLFSFILWSLTCALVPLDPNRVVTLIIARLLVGVAQGFIFPSIHTVLAQWVPPHERSRSVSLTTSGMYLGAAMGMLFLPSLVKFKGPQSVFLAEAGLGGMWSLLWFQCASDPPRSQHPKAAASGFGESLLPVKDGQSQSPSQKSKNDKSQIPWRKIFLSLPVWAIVASNFTFHYALYVLMNWLPTYFELGLQSSLQEMGSSKMMPYLNMFIFSNIGGVIADHVITKRIMSVTKARKMLNTVGFAVASFALIAIPHFRTPNGVVLCSSLALGFLALGRAGFAVNHMDIAPRYAGIVMGVSNTAGTLAGIIGVGLTGQLLEAAKVTDSDLSSPDSWRAVFFIPGLLCILSSVVFLLFSTGERIFD; from the coding sequence ATGGGCATTACAACGATTCCAACCCGCTATTTGATTGTCATTTTAACCTTCATTTGTACCTCTGTATGCTACATTGAACGTGTAGGGTTTTCGATTGCATatacagttgctgctgatgctgaagGAGTAAGTCAGTCAAGCAAAGGCACTATACTTTCAACGTTCTATTACGGATACGCTTTGTCACAAGTTCCCGGTGGCTGGGCAGCTCAGAAAATAGGCGGAAGACGTGTACTTTTATTCTCATTTATACTATGGTCTCTAACTTGTGCTTTGGTACCACTTGATCCAAACAGAGTGGTTACCTTAATAATAGCCCGATTACTTGTGGGAGTAGCTCAAGGGTTCATTTTCCCATCTATCCACACTGTTTTAGCTCAGTGGGTCCCGCCACATGAGCGGTCGAGATCTGTTTCTTTAACGACGTCTGGAATGTACTTAGGTGCAGCCATGGGTATGCTTTTTCTTCCTAGTTTAGTGAAGTTTAAAGGTCCACAATCTGTTTTTCTTGCTGAAGCGGGTTTAGGTGGCATGTGGTCTCTTCTTTGGTTTCAATGTGCGAGTGATCCACCTCGGTCACAGCATCCAAAAGCCGCCGCGTCAGGGTTCGGTGAATCACTGCTTCCGGTGAAAGACGGTCAAAGTCAAAGTCCAAGTCAAAAAAGTAAAAACGACAAAAGTCAAATCCCGTGGCGGAAAATCTTTTTAAGCCTACCCGTATGGGCTATTGTTGCTAGTAATTTCACTTTCCATTATGCTCTATACGTGCTTATGAATTGGTTACCGACGTACTTCGAATTAGGTCTTCAATCAAGTCTTCAAGAAATGGGGTCTTCTAAAATGATGCCATATTTAAACAtgtttatattttcaaatattggCGGGGTTATTGCCGACCACGTGATTACTAAAAGAATTATGTCAGTGACAAAAGCACGAAAGATGTTAAACACAGTTGGATTTGCGGTTGCTTCTTTTGCATTAATTGCAATTCCTCATTTTAGAACACCTAATGGTGTGGTGTTATGTTCTTCTTTGGCGCTTGGGTTTTTGGCATTAGGTAGGGCCGGTTTTGCGGTGAACCATATGGATATTGCTCCTCGGTATGCTGGAATTGTGATGGGAGTGTCGAATACAGCTGGCACGTTAGCTGGTATTATCGGAGTTGGACTGACAGGTCAGCTTCTAGAAGCTGCTAAAGTTACTGATTCGGATCTTTCAAGTCCCGATAGCTGGAGAGCAGTGTTTTTCATCCCGGGATTGCTCTGCATTCTGAGTTCGGTTGTGTTTTTGTTGTTTTCAACAGGGGAGAGGATATTTGACTGA
- the LOC139900697 gene encoding uncharacterized protein produces the protein MEEHVKGTVTSLSSVFAPEDAQKASVRVQETILERQKQIQQLQSFLNDNNNLINLVKKLPDQLHHDIMVPFGKAAFFPGRLIHTNELMVLLGEGYYAERTSKQTIEILKRRGKDLESQIETLKAIIKDLKFEASFFDDTATEAAEGIVEIREDYVEEVSNEKEATTAGEDDFARILSRMDELEKEELESEFDEEGEEEETPDLSHLMSRASLEPEIQSLEAKDSPVPPIFKDSHLKVPESGVSNASPRLVENIELKKSMLPTPALKNEDSSLASKSINDGSKSSVSKEVSNFVSGSGYDTSKAFTGSIVEHTHNIEKSQKGQTVAPTSKPVSRFKLQRK, from the exons ATGGAAGAACACGTGAAAGGAACAGTGACGTCACTATCATCAGTATTCGCGCCAGAAGACGCTCAAAAAGCATCCGTACGTGTTCAGGAAACAATACTCGAACGTCAGAAGCAAATTCAGCAGTTGCAATCGTTCCTGAATGATAACAACAACCTAATCAATCTCGTTAAAAAGCTTCCTGATCAGTTACACCATGATATAATG GTACCATTTGGGAAGGCAGCTTTCTTCCCCGGCAGATTGATACATACTAATGAACTAATG GTTCTTTTAGGAGAAGGTTATTATGCTGAGAGAACATCAAAACAAACAATCGAGATTCTTAAAAGAAGAGGAAAGGATCTAGAGTCGCAGATCGAAACTCTTAAAGCTATAATAAAGGATCTCAAGTTTGAAGCCTCATTTTTTGATGATACGGCTACTGAGGCCGCA GAGGGTATTGTAGAAATAAGAGAAGACTATGTTGAAGAAGTTTCTAATGAAAAGGAGGCTACAACTGCAG GTGAAGATGATTTTGCTCGTATTTTATCACGGATGGATGAACTTGAAAAAGAAGAACTTGAATCTGAGTTTGACGAGGAAGGTGAAGAGGAAGAGACACCTGATTTAAGTCATCTTATGAGTCGTGCTTCCCTGGAACCAGAGATTCAAAGTTTGGAG GCCAAAGACTCGCCGGTTCCTCCTATATTCAAAG ATTCACATTTGAAGGTTCCAGAATCCGGTGTATCAAATGCCTCTCCAAGACTTGTGGAAAATATTGAATTAAAGAAGAGTATGCTCCCAACACCTGCCTTGAAGAATGAG GATTCTAGCTTGGCTTCAAAATCTATCAATGACGGTAGCAAATCAAGTGTGTCAAAGGAG GTATCCAATTTTGTTTCGGGCTCGGGATATGATACAAGCAAG GCCTTTACGGGTTCCATTGTGGAACACACTCATAACATTGAAAAAAGTCAAAAGGGTCAAACAGTTGCACCAACATCGAAACCTGTATCAAGATTCAAGCTGCAAAGAAAGTAG